One window from the genome of Musa acuminata AAA Group cultivar baxijiao chromosome BXJ1-4, Cavendish_Baxijiao_AAA, whole genome shotgun sequence encodes:
- the LOC135672532 gene encoding cis-zeatin O-glucosyltransferase 2-like: MDDGREAETNLRGVSVVVLPLPAFGHLNQLLHLARLLSARGVAVHYAGSATHNRQVRDRARGWRPDATIHFHDFPLPPFASPEPDPRAAVKFPAHLQPAFDAAVHLRHPLAALLRSLAAPSRRVVLIHDSAMSFAAALAASLPGVEAFSFHSVSAFAVLLYLWESCGKQLEDLSQHQMTGADSGRLLNTCRSIEGPFIDLLKEEPRWREQKTFAVGPLNQTVVADDGTSCRHECLEWLDQQPPSSVVYVSFGTTSSLSDEQVVELAAGLQASGQRFIWVLRDADRADIYADEGINDHASGDKLLPNYDKAVHRAGRVVREWAPQLEILAHRSTGGFMSHCGWNSCMESLSMGVPILAWPMHSDQPRNTLLVTHILGTGVLVRDWAKRNELTPAMAIRDSILRLMISEEGKDVQRRANAVGQAVRKAMAEGGSSKADLDAFIAYITS; the protein is encoded by the exons ATGGATGACGGCAGAGAAGCTGAAACCAACCTGAGAGGTGTGTCGGTGGTGGTGCTTCCTCTCCCTGCTTTTGGCCACCTCAACCAGCTCCTCCACCTCGCTCGCCTCCTCTCCGCTCGCGGCGTTGCCGTCCACTACGCCGGCTCGGCCACTCACAACCGCCAGGTACGAGACCGCGCCCGTGGATGGCGGCCGGACGCGACGATCCACTTCCATGACTTCCCGTTGCCGCCCTTCGCCTCCCCGGAGCCTGACCCTCGGGCTGCTGTCAAGTTCCCCGCCCACCTCCAGCCGGCATTCGACGCCGCCGTCCACCTCCGGCATCCTCTCGCCGCCCTCCTCCGCTCCCTCGCGGCCCCCTCTCGCCGCGTCGTCCTCATCCACGACTCTGCCATGTCCTTCGCCGCCGCTCTGGCCGCCTCCCTCCCCGGTGTCGAGGCGTTCTCCTTCCACAGCGTCTCCGCCTTCGCCGTCCTCCTCTACCTCTGGGAATCCTGCGGAAAGCAGCTCGAGGATCTG AGCCAGCACCAGATGACGGGCGCCGACTCTGGCCGCTTGCTCAACACCTGTCGCTCCATCGAGGGCCCATTCATCGACCTGCTCAAGGAAGAACCACGGTGGCGCGAGCAGAAGACCTTCGCCGTCGGCCCCCTGAACCAGACAGTCGTCGCCGACGATGGTACCAGCTGTCGCCACGAGTGCCTGGAGTGGTTGGACCAGCAGCCGCCATCGTCGGTGGTGTACGTGTCCTTCGGAACGACTTCGTCGTTGTCCGACGAGCAGGTGGTCGAGTTGGCGGCGGGACTGCAGGCCAGCGGCCAGCGGTTCATCTGGGTGCTGAGAGACGCCGACAGGGCCGACATCTACGCCGACGAAGGAATCAACGACCACGCTTCGGGCGACAAGCTGCTGCCGAACTATGACAAGGCGGTGCACAGGGCGGGGAGGGTGGTGAGAGAGTGGGCGCCGCAGCTGGAGATCCTGGCGCACCGGTCCACCGGCGGTTTCATGAGccactgcgggtggaactcgtGCATGGAGAGCTTGAGCATGGGCGTGCCGATCTTGGCGTGGCCCATGCACTCAGATCAGCCAAGAAACACCCTGCTCGTGACTCACATCCTCGGCACCGGCGTCCTCGTGCGCGACTGGGCCAAGAGGAACGAGCTCACGCCAGCAATGGCGATAAGGGATTCTATCCTGAGGCTGATGATTAGCGAGGAAGGGAAGGATGTGCAGAGGAGAGCCAACGCTGTGGGACAAGCAGTAAGAAAAGCCATGGCTGAGGGTGGATCTTCCAAAGCTGATTTGGATGCTTTTATTGCTTACATTACCAGTTGA